Proteins from one Oncorhynchus gorbuscha isolate QuinsamMale2020 ecotype Even-year linkage group LG18, OgorEven_v1.0, whole genome shotgun sequence genomic window:
- the LOC124002591 gene encoding peroxisome proliferator-activated receptor delta-like isoform X1: protein MEGTRATILAPVRSDDARRDRKRRVGGSVRKGGVCQNRTASPHGEYTSDGEKEPESALKELKPKGLGKWDTEGKRGAEVSPEGEDVLCSWEMGSQDQEIEEGKQKGSSNSQSTSNTDSPAPSSSCTDLSQTSSPSLSDQLFLGREEGTGAGINVECRICGDKASGFHYGVHACEGCKGFFRRTIRMKLEYERCERSCKIQKKSRNKCQYCRFQKCLLLGMSHDAIRYGRMPEAEKRKLVAGLLAGDTAPTTNPNGSDLKSLAKRVNNAYLKNLNMTKKKARSILTGKNSSSPVAYPYPFVIHDMDSLHQAENGLVWNQLINGTPPNKEIGVHVFYRCQCTTVETVRELTEFAKSIPGFVDLFLNDQVTLLKYGVHEAIFAMLPSLMNKDGLLVANGKGFVTREFLRSLRRPFSEIMEPKFEFAVKFNALELDDSDLALFVAAIILCGDRPGLMNIKQVEEIQDSILQALDQHLLGNHADSHYLFPKLLNKMADLRQLVTENAMLVQKIKKTESETSLHPLLQEIYKDMY, encoded by the exons ATGGAGGGCACCAGGGCCACCATCTTGGCGCCGGTCAGGAGCGACGATGCTCGGCGGGATCGGAAGCGGCGTGTCGGGGGTTCTGTAAGGAAGGGGGGTGTCTGCCAGAACAGGACAGCCTCCCCACATGGGGAGTACACCTCGGACGGAGAGAAGGAGCCGGAGTCAGCCTTGAAGGAACTGAAACCAAAGGGGCTGGGCAAATGGGATactgaggggaagagaggagcgGAGGTGTCGCCTGAGGGGGAGGACGTCCTTTGCTCCTGGGAAATGGGCTCTCAGGATcaggagatagaggaggggaaACAGAAGGGGAGTAGTAACAGCCAGAGCACCTCCAATACGGATAGCCCTGCCCCCTCCAGCAGCTGCACAG ATCTGTCCCAGACGTCGTCTCCATCGCTGTCGGACCAGCTCTTCCTGGGTCGAGAGGAAGGGACGGGGGCCGGGATCAACGTGGAATGTCGGATCTGTGGAGACAAAGCCTCGGGGTTCCACTACGGAGTACACGCTTGTGAAGGCTGCAAG GGCTTTTTCCGCCGGACCATCCGTATGAAGCTGGAGTACGAGCGCTGTGAGCGCAGCTGTAAGATCCAGAAGAAGAGCAGGAACAAGTGCCAGTACTGCCGCTTCCAGAAGTGCCTGCTGCTGGGCATGTCCCAcgacg CGATCCGGTACGGCCGCATGCCGGAGGCGGAGAAGAGGAAGCTGGTGGCGGGCCTTCTGGCGGGAGATACGGCCCCGACCACCAACCCCAACGGCTCGGACCTCAAATCCCTGGCCAAGCGGGTCAACAACGCCTACCTGAAGAACCTCAACATGACCAAGAAGAAAGCTCGCAGCATCCTCACCGGCAAGAATAGCTCCAGCCCGGTAGCGTATCCATAT CCCTTCGTGATCCACGACATGGACTCGTTGCACCAGGCTGAGAACGGGCTGGTGTGGAACCAGCTGATCAACGGGACGCCGCCCAACAAGGAGATAGGGGTTCACGTGTTCTACCGCTGCCAGTGCACCACGGTGGAAACGGTCAGGGAGCTCACGGAGTTCGCCAAGAGCATCCCCGGCTTTGTAGACCTCTTCCTCAACGACCAG GTGACGCTGTTGAAGTACGGCGTGCACGAGGCCATCTTCGCCATGCTTCCCTCGCTCATGAACAAGGATGGGCTGCTGGTGGCCAACGGGAAGGGCTTTGTGACCCGGGAGTTCCTGCGCAGTCTGCGGCGGCCCTTTAGCGAGATCATGGAGCCCAAGTTTGAGTTTGCCGTTAAGTTCAACGCCCTGGAGCTGGACGACAGTGACCTGGCCCTGTTTGTGGCCGCCATCATCCTCTGTGGAG acCGTCCGGGGCTGATGAACATCAAGCAGGTGGAGGAGATTCAGGACAGCATCTTGCAGGCCCTAGACCAGCACCTGCTGGGCAACCACGCTGACTCACATTACCTCTTCCCCAAGCTGCTCAACAAGATGGCCGACCTGCGCCAGCTGGTCACAGAGAACGCCATGCTGGTCCAAAAGATTAAGAAGACTGAGTCAGAGACCTCACTGCACCCGCTGCTGCAGGAGATCTACAAGGACATGTACTGA
- the LOC124002591 gene encoding peroxisome proliferator-activated receptor delta-like isoform X2 gives MEGTRATILAPVRSDDARRDRKRRVGGSVRKGGVCQNRTASPHGEYTSDGEKEPESALKELKPKGLGKWDTEGKRGAEVSPEGEDVLCSWEMGSQDQEIEEGKQKGSSNSQSTSNTDSPAPSSSCTDLSQTSSPSLSDQLFLGREEGTGAGINVECRICGDKASGFHYGVHACEGCKGFFRRTIRMKLEYERCERSCKIQKKSRNKCQYCRFQKCLLLGMSHDAIRYGRMPEAEKRKLVAGLLAGDTAPTTNPNGSDLKSLAKRVNNAYLKNLNMTKKKARSILTGKNSSSPPFVIHDMDSLHQAENGLVWNQLINGTPPNKEIGVHVFYRCQCTTVETVRELTEFAKSIPGFVDLFLNDQVTLLKYGVHEAIFAMLPSLMNKDGLLVANGKGFVTREFLRSLRRPFSEIMEPKFEFAVKFNALELDDSDLALFVAAIILCGDRPGLMNIKQVEEIQDSILQALDQHLLGNHADSHYLFPKLLNKMADLRQLVTENAMLVQKIKKTESETSLHPLLQEIYKDMY, from the exons ATGGAGGGCACCAGGGCCACCATCTTGGCGCCGGTCAGGAGCGACGATGCTCGGCGGGATCGGAAGCGGCGTGTCGGGGGTTCTGTAAGGAAGGGGGGTGTCTGCCAGAACAGGACAGCCTCCCCACATGGGGAGTACACCTCGGACGGAGAGAAGGAGCCGGAGTCAGCCTTGAAGGAACTGAAACCAAAGGGGCTGGGCAAATGGGATactgaggggaagagaggagcgGAGGTGTCGCCTGAGGGGGAGGACGTCCTTTGCTCCTGGGAAATGGGCTCTCAGGATcaggagatagaggaggggaaACAGAAGGGGAGTAGTAACAGCCAGAGCACCTCCAATACGGATAGCCCTGCCCCCTCCAGCAGCTGCACAG ATCTGTCCCAGACGTCGTCTCCATCGCTGTCGGACCAGCTCTTCCTGGGTCGAGAGGAAGGGACGGGGGCCGGGATCAACGTGGAATGTCGGATCTGTGGAGACAAAGCCTCGGGGTTCCACTACGGAGTACACGCTTGTGAAGGCTGCAAG GGCTTTTTCCGCCGGACCATCCGTATGAAGCTGGAGTACGAGCGCTGTGAGCGCAGCTGTAAGATCCAGAAGAAGAGCAGGAACAAGTGCCAGTACTGCCGCTTCCAGAAGTGCCTGCTGCTGGGCATGTCCCAcgacg CGATCCGGTACGGCCGCATGCCGGAGGCGGAGAAGAGGAAGCTGGTGGCGGGCCTTCTGGCGGGAGATACGGCCCCGACCACCAACCCCAACGGCTCGGACCTCAAATCCCTGGCCAAGCGGGTCAACAACGCCTACCTGAAGAACCTCAACATGACCAAGAAGAAAGCTCGCAGCATCCTCACCGGCAAGAATAGCTCCAGCCCG CCCTTCGTGATCCACGACATGGACTCGTTGCACCAGGCTGAGAACGGGCTGGTGTGGAACCAGCTGATCAACGGGACGCCGCCCAACAAGGAGATAGGGGTTCACGTGTTCTACCGCTGCCAGTGCACCACGGTGGAAACGGTCAGGGAGCTCACGGAGTTCGCCAAGAGCATCCCCGGCTTTGTAGACCTCTTCCTCAACGACCAG GTGACGCTGTTGAAGTACGGCGTGCACGAGGCCATCTTCGCCATGCTTCCCTCGCTCATGAACAAGGATGGGCTGCTGGTGGCCAACGGGAAGGGCTTTGTGACCCGGGAGTTCCTGCGCAGTCTGCGGCGGCCCTTTAGCGAGATCATGGAGCCCAAGTTTGAGTTTGCCGTTAAGTTCAACGCCCTGGAGCTGGACGACAGTGACCTGGCCCTGTTTGTGGCCGCCATCATCCTCTGTGGAG acCGTCCGGGGCTGATGAACATCAAGCAGGTGGAGGAGATTCAGGACAGCATCTTGCAGGCCCTAGACCAGCACCTGCTGGGCAACCACGCTGACTCACATTACCTCTTCCCCAAGCTGCTCAACAAGATGGCCGACCTGCGCCAGCTGGTCACAGAGAACGCCATGCTGGTCCAAAAGATTAAGAAGACTGAGTCAGAGACCTCACTGCACCCGCTGCTGCAGGAGATCTACAAGGACATGTACTGA